A region of the Candidatus Caldatribacterium sp. genome:
CCTCCTCTTCCCTTGAGCCCATGAGGGGGGACCCAAAAGAGGTTCTTGAAGTCCTCTCGGAAATCCGAGAAATCCTGAACCGTGTCGGAGAGTAAAGCGTACACCATTCAGAACGAAAAGGTCTTCGAACTCGTACGGGAACGTTCTCGTTTTGTGGCCATGAGTTTTCGCCTGAGCTCTTTTGAAGAGACCAGAGAAAAGCTCAAAGAGGCCGTTAAGCTCTTCCCTCAGGCCACCCACTATGTCTACGCTTTCCGCCTTGGCCCAGAGGGAAAGGAGGAGTTCGCCTCAGACGGTGGGGAACCAAGGGGAAGCGCCGGCCGGCCGGTTCTTGGAGCCCTTCGGCGTTTTGCGGTTACCAACACCCTGGTGGTCGTTGCCCGGTACTTTGGGGGGAAGAAGCTGGGCATTCGAGGACTCATTGAGGCGTACGGAGAAGTAGCCGAAAAAGTCCTCGAAATCTCAGGGCGTACCCCGTACATCCCGGAGGTACGATTCATGGTGGTACCTGCGATGGATTCTTTCGATCTTTTCGTGTACCGTCTCTTTGGCCTTTTGAGGAGTAAAGAAAAGGCAATTCTTGACCGCGAAAAAGGAGTGGTCGCCTTCTCAATTCCGAAAGACGAGGAGGAGAAAGCACAGATGTTCCTTGAGGCGGAACTTGCGCGCGGGACAATCAGGGAATTCAAGAAGGAGGGATAAGGATGCGGTATGTGGTTCTTGGAAAAAGCGGCCTTCTCGTGTCGGAGGTTTCCCTCGGTACGATGACCTTCGGTCGGGAAACCCCCGAGGATGAATCGGTGCGTATTCTCGAGCGGTACCTTGAAGCAGGAGGGAATTTCATCGATACCGCCAACGTGTACAGCCAGGGCATTTCCGAGAGCATCCTCGGGCGCGCCCTCAAGGGGAAAAGGGAGAATGTTGTTCTGGCCACCAAGGTCTTTTTCCGGATGGGTGACGGCATCTACGATTGCGGAGCAAGCCGAAAGCACATCATGAGGGCCGTGGAAGAGAGCCTGAAGCGCTTGCAAACCGACTACATCGACCTCTACCAAATCCACTGCTTTGACAGCATCACACCCCTCGAGGAGACCTTCGCCACCCTTGCGCATCTTGTTGAGAAAGGGTACGTCCGATACGTGGGAGTTTCAAACTACACCGGCTGGCAAATCACCAAAACCGTTGCCCTGTGTGAGAAGTGGGGATACCCACGCCCAGTCTCAGCCCAGATGCAGTACAGCCTTGTCGAGCGAAACATAGAAATGGAGGTCATACCTGCCTGCTATGACGCGGGATTGAGCATCATGGCCTGGGGACCTCTTGGTGGGGGGTTCCTCACGGGAAAGTACAAACCTGGGAGTCTCCCTCAGGAAGGACGCATTGCCCGTGCTGAAAAGGACTGGGAAGAAGCCTGGGATAGAAGGGCAACGGAAAAGAACTTCCGAATCCTTGAAACCCTTGGAAACCTTGCCCAAAAATATGGGAAAACGGTATCCCAGATTGCCCTCAATTGGCTCCTCACCAAAAAGGACGTCATTCCCATACTGGGAGCTCGAACACTTGGGCAACTTGAGGATAACCTCGGATGCATCGGGTGGAGGCTCGAAGAGGAAGACGTCCGGCTCCTTGATGAGGTGAGCGCTCCGCCGGAAATCTACCCGTACCGTTTCATTCGATGGGCCAACGGACGCGTGTACCGGAAGGAGTACGGATTACGACTCCCCTAAGCGGTAGAGCCTTATGAGGTTCCGGTAGCCCAAAAAGGGTGAGCTGGCAACGAAGACCACAGGGTCAGAGGGCGAGGCCATTCCCCAGGAGAGGAGGAGTTCCTCGGCCCTCTTGAGGAGGGTAACGCTTTCTACCTCGTGAGGCGCTTCAAGGAGTGCCGGCCGTACACCCCAGACAATGGAGAGTCTCCGGTATGTGGCTTCATCCGGAGTCAGGGCAAGAACGGGCATCCCGGGACGAAAAGAAGAAAGGATGCGGGCGGTGAACCCGGACTGGGTGAAAACGACAAGGGCTCGAGCGTTAACGCTGCAGGCAGTCTGCAGGGCACCGGAGACAATGGCCTCGGGGAGAATCCCCTGGGGCCTGTAGAAGGAGGGAATGCGTGAGGCAAGGTGGTTCTCGGTTGCGGAAGCGACAGCGTGCACGACCTGGGTAGCAAGCACCGGGTACTTTCCGATGGCAGTTTCTGCTGAGAGCATGAGGGCATCGGCCCCATCAAGAATCGCATTGGCGATATCGGTAACCTCCGCCCTTGTGGGATGAGGGACCTCCCGCATGGACTCAAGCATCTGTGTTGCGATAATGGCAATTTTTCCTCTCTCTTTTGCAAGCCGGACGAGCATTTTCTGGTACACGGGAATCATCTCCACCGGGACCTCAACCCCAAGATCCCCCCGGGCGACCATGAGCCCATCGGAGGCCTCAATGATTTCTGCTGCATGCTGGAGGGCCTCTTTTCGCTCCACCTTGGCAATGAGGGGAGGAAGGAGAAGGCCTTTGGCTTTTGCCCACTCCCGAACCCGCTCTATGTCCTCGGCATCCCGAACAAAGGACACCGCTACGTAGTCGACCCCAAGCTGTAGTGCCACCTCAAGGTCGGCTCTGTCCTTCTCGGTGAAGGTCCGGGCAGTGGTTTCGGTCCTGGGGAAATGGACCCCTTTCCGAGACCGAAGTACTCCTCCCTCAAGAACTTGCGCCCTGAGGTGGTCCGGGAATTTCTCCACAACCTGCAATCTCAAAAGACCATCGTCAAGGAGAATCTCGTCCCCCACCCTGAGGTCCGTAAGGAGGGCATCGTAGCGAACGTAAAGGCAGGTTGAGGTCGTGAGGCCCTCCCCAGGCGCTACGGTGACGAATGACCCGGGGGCAAGTTCCGTCGCGCCTCCTTCCACTTCCCCGATACGGATTTTGACACCCTGAAGGTCGGCAAGGATGGCCACGGGTTTTTGGAGTTCCTTAGAGACCTCCCACACTAAGCGGACCATCTCTCGATGGAAGGCATGATCACCATGGGAGAAGTTGAGGCGCGCCACATCCATTCCTGCAGCAATCATCTCTCGCAGGGTTTCGCGATTTTGTGAGGCCGGTCCGAGGGTGCAGATGATTTTCGTCCGCCGCATGTCCTCATTATACCACTCTGGTAGAATACAGAAGGTGACGGCGGTGCGTAAAAAAAGAGAAAGGTTCCCCGAAATTGATGCCCTCCGAGGCTGTGCCATCGTTATGATGCTCATCTACCATACGCTCTTTGACCTTGTGCTTTTTGGAAACCTCAAGATGGACCTTCTTTCCCCTTTCTGGCGAGGATATGTGATTGTTGGAGCTTCGATTTTCATTGGCCTTGCAGGACTCTCCCTTACCTTGAGTTCTGCGCGAGAAAAGAGCGTCCACGGCAGAGTACCCTTCCTGAAGTACCTGAAGAGAGGAGCGCTCCTTTTCACCTACGGCATGGCCATCACTCTCGTTACATACCTTGCGCTTCCTGAGGCTTATGTGCGCTTTGGTGTTCTCCACTGCATTGGGACATCGACCG
Encoded here:
- a CDS encoding YigZ family protein, producing MSFRLSSFEETREKLKEAVKLFPQATHYVYAFRLGPEGKEEFASDGGEPRGSAGRPVLGALRRFAVTNTLVVVARYFGGKKLGIRGLIEAYGEVAEKVLEISGRTPYIPEVRFMVVPAMDSFDLFVYRLFGLLRSKEKAILDREKGVVAFSIPKDEEEKAQMFLEAELARGTIREFKKEG
- a CDS encoding aldo/keto reductase gives rise to the protein MRYVVLGKSGLLVSEVSLGTMTFGRETPEDESVRILERYLEAGGNFIDTANVYSQGISESILGRALKGKRENVVLATKVFFRMGDGIYDCGASRKHIMRAVEESLKRLQTDYIDLYQIHCFDSITPLEETFATLAHLVEKGYVRYVGVSNYTGWQITKTVALCEKWGYPRPVSAQMQYSLVERNIEMEVIPACYDAGLSIMAWGPLGGGFLTGKYKPGSLPQEGRIARAEKDWEEAWDRRATEKNFRILETLGNLAQKYGKTVSQIALNWLLTKKDVIPILGARTLGQLEDNLGCIGWRLEEEDVRLLDEVSAPPEIYPYRFIRWANGRVYRKEYGLRLP
- the pyk gene encoding pyruvate kinase: MRRTKIICTLGPASQNRETLREMIAAGMDVARLNFSHGDHAFHREMVRLVWEVSKELQKPVAILADLQGVKIRIGEVEGGATELAPGSFVTVAPGEGLTTSTCLYVRYDALLTDLRVGDEILLDDGLLRLQVVEKFPDHLRAQVLEGGVLRSRKGVHFPRTETTARTFTEKDRADLEVALQLGVDYVAVSFVRDAEDIERVREWAKAKGLLLPPLIAKVERKEALQHAAEIIEASDGLMVARGDLGVEVPVEMIPVYQKMLVRLAKERGKIAIIATQMLESMREVPHPTRAEVTDIANAILDGADALMLSAETAIGKYPVLATQVVHAVASATENHLASRIPSFYRPQGILPEAIVSGALQTACSVNARALVVFTQSGFTARILSSFRPGMPVLALTPDEATYRRLSIVWGVRPALLEAPHEVESVTLLKRAEELLLSWGMASPSDPVVFVASSPFLGYRNLIRLYRLGES
- a CDS encoding DUF1624 domain-containing protein — protein: MSSLYHSGRIQKVTAVRKKRERFPEIDALRGCAIVMMLIYHTLFDLVLFGNLKMDLLSPFWRGYVIVGASIFIGLAGLSLTLSSAREKSVHGRVPFLKYLKRGALLFTYGMAITLVTYLALPEAYVRFGVLHCIGTSTVLAYPLVFRPSLSLPLGLACILLGSALSGRSFPFSFLLWLGFKPPRFYTLDYFPLLPWFGVVLLGIFAGNLLYPSGRRLFFFPADPNPIVRGLAFLGRHSLVIYLFHQPVILAILFDLGLIRFPL